From Cydia splendana unplaced genomic scaffold, ilCydSple1.2 scaffold_57_ctg1, whole genome shotgun sequence, one genomic window encodes:
- the LOC134805763 gene encoding vacuolar protein sorting-associated protein 16 homolog — MNWSMDEGLDNMIISGALYRVPIAVVRDRKQFGRIATTAKPVITIYNCVGNVLSKILWNSGVLVHMGWSDGEQLLCVQESGDVLVYDMFGAYQKTFNMGQEIRDTKVSKAQLFSNRTGSNTNR, encoded by the exons ATGAACTGGTCCATGGATGAGGGCCTAGACAACATGATCATCAGTGGAGCCCTGTACAGAGTGCCTATTGCTGTGGTGCGGGACCGGAAGCAGTTTGGCAGGATTGCAACCACTGCCAAACCTGTCATAACAATTTACAACTGTGTAGGGAATGTTCTATCAAAGATTTTG TGGAACAGCGGAGTCCTGGTCCACATGGGCTGGTCGGACGGGGAGCAGCTGCTGTGTGTGCAGGAGAGCGGAGATGTGCTCGTTTATGACATGTTTGGCGCCTACCAGAAGACATTCAATATGGGGCAAGAAATTAGGGACACTAAG GTCAGCAAAGCACAGCTGTTCTCAAATAGGACTGGCTCTAACACCAACCGCTGA